The Mixophyes fleayi isolate aMixFle1 chromosome 1, aMixFle1.hap1, whole genome shotgun sequence genome includes a region encoding these proteins:
- the RBM47 gene encoding RNA-binding protein 47 isoform X2: protein MDHSVVFQQVLHHFGIMTAEDSIAMMSSDSSSKITEGVAGAPNEAALIALMERTGYAMVQENGQRKYGGPPPGWEGLHPPRGCEVFVGKIPRDVYEDELVPAFESVGRIYEMRLMMDFDGKNRGYAFVMYTLKHEAKRAVRELNNFEIRPGRLLGVCCSVDNCRLFIGGIPKMKKREEILEEISKVTEGVLDVIVYASAADKMKNRGFAFVEYESHRAAAMARRKLMPGRIQLWGHQIAVDWAEPEIDVDEDVMETVKILYVRNLMIETSEDTIKQIFGQYNLGCVERVKKIRDYAFVHFTSRDDAVQAMRNLNGTELEGSCIEVTLAKPVDKEQYTRYQKAAKGGAPATAPATEVTQPSYVYSCDPYTLAYYGYPYNALIGPNRDYFVKASNLWSHGSEKNDQRIFNMGYHTSISSIRGRGRGAAGNRAPGPRGTYLGGYSAGRGIYSRYHEGKGKQQEKGFELVPNLELPAVNPVALKPGTVAIPTMGTQYSMFQAASAAKLMEEGKIHGMEHMINPLAVQTDPASAAAAVIPSVSTPPPFQGRPITPVYTMAPNMQRIPTAGIYGASYLPIAAPTTATLATLQKNAAAAAAMYGGYAGYIPQAFPAATIQVPLHDIYQTY, encoded by the exons GTTTCAGCAAGTACTGCATCACTTTGGCATAATGACAGCAGAGGATTCTATTGCAATGATGAGTAGCGATTCTTCGTCAAAGATTACAGAAGGAGTTGCTGGTGCACCAAACGAGGCTGCTCTTATTGCACTCATGGAACGTACAGGTTATGCAATGGTCCAAGAAAATGGACAGAGGAAATATGGAGGTCCACCACCTGGTTGGGAAGGGCTCCATCCTCCACGTGGCTGTGAGGTGTTTGTGGGCAAAATACCCCGTGATGTGTATGAAGATGAGCTAGTTCCAGCATTTGAAAGCGTAGGTAGGATCTACGAAATGCGTCTGATGATGGACTTTGACGGCAAGAACCGAGGCTATGCTTTTGTCATGTACACACTCAAGCATGAAGCCAAGAGGGCAGTTAGAGAACTTAACAACTTTGAAATCAGACCTGGAAGACTTTTAGGGGTTTGCTGCAGTGTAGACAACTGTCGGCTTTTTATTGGGGGGATTCCAAAaatgaagaagagagaagagattcTGGAAGAGATCTCTAAAGTAACAGAAGGGGTTTTAGATGTCATTGTCTATGCCAGTGCTGCTGATAAGATGAAAAATCGAGGCTTTGCTTTTGTAGAGTATGAAAGCCACCGAGCAGCTGCTATGGCCAGAAGAAAACTGATGCCAGGAAGAATCCAGCTTTGGGGCCACCAGATCGCTGTTGACTGGGCGGAACCAGAGATTGATGTAGATGAAGATGTGATGGAGACCGTCAAAATTCTTTACGTGAGAAACCTGATGATTGAAACATCAGAGGATACAATTAAACAGATCTTTGGCCAGTACAATCTTGGGTGTGTTGAGCGGGTCAAGAAAATACGCGATTATGCTTTTGTGCATTTTACCAGCCGGGATGATGCCGTCCAGGCCATGAGAAACCTCAATGGGACTGAACTTGAAGGATCTTGCATAGAAGTTACTTTGGCCAAGCCCGTTGACAAGGAACAATACACACGTTACCAGAAAGCTGCTAAAGGAGGTGCACCTGCCACGGCTCCGGCCACAGAAGTCACCCAGCCTAGTTATGTTTACTCCTGTGATCCTTACACATTAGCATATTATGGATACCCATACAATGCCCTGATTGGTCCCAACAGAGATTACTTTGTGAAAG CCTCCAATCTGTGGTCACATGGTTCAGAGAAAAATGATCAGAGAATCTTCAATATGGGATATCACACATCAATCA GCAGCATAAGAGGCAGAGGGCGAGGTGCAGCTGGCAACAGAGCTCCAGGTCCCAGGGGCACGTACCTTGGGGGATATTCGGCTGGCCGCGGCATATATAGCAGATATCATGAAGGGAAGGGTAAACAGCAAGAAAAAGGCTTTGAACTTGTACCCAACCTGGAATTACCAGCGGTCAATCCAGTTGCTCTAAAACCTGGTACAG TGGCCATTCCCACCATGGGCACACAGTACTCCATGTTTCAGGCTGCCTCAGCGGCCAAGTTGATGGAAGAAGGTAAAATCCATGGGATGGAACACATGATCAATCCCCTTGCTGTGCAGACTGATCCCGCGAGTGCAGCTGCTGCAGTCATCCCATCCGTGTCAACACCCCCACCATTTCAG GGCCGTCCGATAACGCCAGTGTACACCATGGCTCCAAATATGCAAAGGATTCCTACTGCAGGGATTTATGGTGCAAGTTACCTTCCCATTGCGGCGCCTACTACAGCCACGTTAGCCACACTACAGAAGAACGCCGCCGCCGCAGCAGCGATGTATGGAGGATATGCGGGCTATATACCTCAAGCTTTTCCTGCTGCAACCATCCAAGTTCCATTACATGACATCTACCAAACATACTAA
- the RBM47 gene encoding RNA-binding protein 47 isoform X4, translating into MDHSVVFQQVLHHFGIMTAEDSIAMMSSDSSSKITEGVAGAPNEAALIALMERTGYAMVQENGQRKYGGPPPGWEGLHPPRGCEVFVGKIPRDVYEDELVPAFESVGRIYEMRLMMDFDGKNRGYAFVMYTLKHEAKRAVRELNNFEIRPGRLLGVCCSVDNCRLFIGGIPKMKKREEILEEISKVTEGVLDVIVYASAADKMKNRGFAFVEYESHRAAAMARRKLMPGRIQLWGHQIAVDWAEPEIDVDEDVMETVKILYVRNLMIETSEDTIKQIFGQYNLGCVERVKKIRDYAFVHFTSRDDAVQAMRNLNGTELEGSCIEVTLAKPVDKEQYTRYQKAAKGGAPATAPATEVTQPSYVYSCDPYTLAYYGYPYNALIGPNRDYFVKAGSIRGRGRGAAGNRAPGPRGTYLGGYSAGRGIYSRYHEGKGKQQEKGFELVPNLELPAVNPVALKPGTVAIPTMGTQYSMFQAASAAKLMEEGKIHGMEHMINPLAVQTDPASAAAAVIPSVSTPPPFQGRPITPVYTMAPNMQRIPTAGIYGASYLPIAAPTTATLATLQKNAAAAAAMYGGYAGYIPQAFPAATIQVPLHDIYQTY; encoded by the exons GTTTCAGCAAGTACTGCATCACTTTGGCATAATGACAGCAGAGGATTCTATTGCAATGATGAGTAGCGATTCTTCGTCAAAGATTACAGAAGGAGTTGCTGGTGCACCAAACGAGGCTGCTCTTATTGCACTCATGGAACGTACAGGTTATGCAATGGTCCAAGAAAATGGACAGAGGAAATATGGAGGTCCACCACCTGGTTGGGAAGGGCTCCATCCTCCACGTGGCTGTGAGGTGTTTGTGGGCAAAATACCCCGTGATGTGTATGAAGATGAGCTAGTTCCAGCATTTGAAAGCGTAGGTAGGATCTACGAAATGCGTCTGATGATGGACTTTGACGGCAAGAACCGAGGCTATGCTTTTGTCATGTACACACTCAAGCATGAAGCCAAGAGGGCAGTTAGAGAACTTAACAACTTTGAAATCAGACCTGGAAGACTTTTAGGGGTTTGCTGCAGTGTAGACAACTGTCGGCTTTTTATTGGGGGGATTCCAAAaatgaagaagagagaagagattcTGGAAGAGATCTCTAAAGTAACAGAAGGGGTTTTAGATGTCATTGTCTATGCCAGTGCTGCTGATAAGATGAAAAATCGAGGCTTTGCTTTTGTAGAGTATGAAAGCCACCGAGCAGCTGCTATGGCCAGAAGAAAACTGATGCCAGGAAGAATCCAGCTTTGGGGCCACCAGATCGCTGTTGACTGGGCGGAACCAGAGATTGATGTAGATGAAGATGTGATGGAGACCGTCAAAATTCTTTACGTGAGAAACCTGATGATTGAAACATCAGAGGATACAATTAAACAGATCTTTGGCCAGTACAATCTTGGGTGTGTTGAGCGGGTCAAGAAAATACGCGATTATGCTTTTGTGCATTTTACCAGCCGGGATGATGCCGTCCAGGCCATGAGAAACCTCAATGGGACTGAACTTGAAGGATCTTGCATAGAAGTTACTTTGGCCAAGCCCGTTGACAAGGAACAATACACACGTTACCAGAAAGCTGCTAAAGGAGGTGCACCTGCCACGGCTCCGGCCACAGAAGTCACCCAGCCTAGTTATGTTTACTCCTGTGATCCTTACACATTAGCATATTATGGATACCCATACAATGCCCTGATTGGTCCCAACAGAGATTACTTTGTGAAAG CAGGCAGCATAAGAGGCAGAGGGCGAGGTGCAGCTGGCAACAGAGCTCCAGGTCCCAGGGGCACGTACCTTGGGGGATATTCGGCTGGCCGCGGCATATATAGCAGATATCATGAAGGGAAGGGTAAACAGCAAGAAAAAGGCTTTGAACTTGTACCCAACCTGGAATTACCAGCGGTCAATCCAGTTGCTCTAAAACCTGGTACAG TGGCCATTCCCACCATGGGCACACAGTACTCCATGTTTCAGGCTGCCTCAGCGGCCAAGTTGATGGAAGAAGGTAAAATCCATGGGATGGAACACATGATCAATCCCCTTGCTGTGCAGACTGATCCCGCGAGTGCAGCTGCTGCAGTCATCCCATCCGTGTCAACACCCCCACCATTTCAG GGCCGTCCGATAACGCCAGTGTACACCATGGCTCCAAATATGCAAAGGATTCCTACTGCAGGGATTTATGGTGCAAGTTACCTTCCCATTGCGGCGCCTACTACAGCCACGTTAGCCACACTACAGAAGAACGCCGCCGCCGCAGCAGCGATGTATGGAGGATATGCGGGCTATATACCTCAAGCTTTTCCTGCTGCAACCATCCAAGTTCCATTACATGACATCTACCAAACATACTAA
- the RBM47 gene encoding RNA-binding protein 47 isoform X5, whose protein sequence is MDHSVVFQQVLHHFGIMTAEDSIAMMSSDSSSKITEGVAGAPNEAALIALMERTGYAMVQENGQRKYGGPPPGWEGLHPPRGCEVFVGKIPRDVYEDELVPAFESVGRIYEMRLMMDFDGKNRGYAFVMYTLKHEAKRAVRELNNFEIRPGRLLGVCCSVDNCRLFIGGIPKMKKREEILEEISKVTEGVLDVIVYASAADKMKNRGFAFVEYESHRAAAMARRKLMPGRIQLWGHQIAVDWAEPEIDVDEDVMETVKILYVRNLMIETSEDTIKQIFGQYNLGCVERVKKIRDYAFVHFTSRDDAVQAMRNLNGTELEGSCIEVTLAKPVDKEQYTRYQKAAKGGAPATAPATEVTQPSYVYSCDPYTLAYYGYPYNALIGPNRDYFVKGSIRGRGRGAAGNRAPGPRGTYLGGYSAGRGIYSRYHEGKGKQQEKGFELVPNLELPAVNPVALKPGTVAIPTMGTQYSMFQAASAAKLMEEGKIHGMEHMINPLAVQTDPASAAAAVIPSVSTPPPFQGRPITPVYTMAPNMQRIPTAGIYGASYLPIAAPTTATLATLQKNAAAAAAMYGGYAGYIPQAFPAATIQVPLHDIYQTY, encoded by the exons GTTTCAGCAAGTACTGCATCACTTTGGCATAATGACAGCAGAGGATTCTATTGCAATGATGAGTAGCGATTCTTCGTCAAAGATTACAGAAGGAGTTGCTGGTGCACCAAACGAGGCTGCTCTTATTGCACTCATGGAACGTACAGGTTATGCAATGGTCCAAGAAAATGGACAGAGGAAATATGGAGGTCCACCACCTGGTTGGGAAGGGCTCCATCCTCCACGTGGCTGTGAGGTGTTTGTGGGCAAAATACCCCGTGATGTGTATGAAGATGAGCTAGTTCCAGCATTTGAAAGCGTAGGTAGGATCTACGAAATGCGTCTGATGATGGACTTTGACGGCAAGAACCGAGGCTATGCTTTTGTCATGTACACACTCAAGCATGAAGCCAAGAGGGCAGTTAGAGAACTTAACAACTTTGAAATCAGACCTGGAAGACTTTTAGGGGTTTGCTGCAGTGTAGACAACTGTCGGCTTTTTATTGGGGGGATTCCAAAaatgaagaagagagaagagattcTGGAAGAGATCTCTAAAGTAACAGAAGGGGTTTTAGATGTCATTGTCTATGCCAGTGCTGCTGATAAGATGAAAAATCGAGGCTTTGCTTTTGTAGAGTATGAAAGCCACCGAGCAGCTGCTATGGCCAGAAGAAAACTGATGCCAGGAAGAATCCAGCTTTGGGGCCACCAGATCGCTGTTGACTGGGCGGAACCAGAGATTGATGTAGATGAAGATGTGATGGAGACCGTCAAAATTCTTTACGTGAGAAACCTGATGATTGAAACATCAGAGGATACAATTAAACAGATCTTTGGCCAGTACAATCTTGGGTGTGTTGAGCGGGTCAAGAAAATACGCGATTATGCTTTTGTGCATTTTACCAGCCGGGATGATGCCGTCCAGGCCATGAGAAACCTCAATGGGACTGAACTTGAAGGATCTTGCATAGAAGTTACTTTGGCCAAGCCCGTTGACAAGGAACAATACACACGTTACCAGAAAGCTGCTAAAGGAGGTGCACCTGCCACGGCTCCGGCCACAGAAGTCACCCAGCCTAGTTATGTTTACTCCTGTGATCCTTACACATTAGCATATTATGGATACCCATACAATGCCCTGATTGGTCCCAACAGAGATTACTTTGTGAAAG GCAGCATAAGAGGCAGAGGGCGAGGTGCAGCTGGCAACAGAGCTCCAGGTCCCAGGGGCACGTACCTTGGGGGATATTCGGCTGGCCGCGGCATATATAGCAGATATCATGAAGGGAAGGGTAAACAGCAAGAAAAAGGCTTTGAACTTGTACCCAACCTGGAATTACCAGCGGTCAATCCAGTTGCTCTAAAACCTGGTACAG TGGCCATTCCCACCATGGGCACACAGTACTCCATGTTTCAGGCTGCCTCAGCGGCCAAGTTGATGGAAGAAGGTAAAATCCATGGGATGGAACACATGATCAATCCCCTTGCTGTGCAGACTGATCCCGCGAGTGCAGCTGCTGCAGTCATCCCATCCGTGTCAACACCCCCACCATTTCAG GGCCGTCCGATAACGCCAGTGTACACCATGGCTCCAAATATGCAAAGGATTCCTACTGCAGGGATTTATGGTGCAAGTTACCTTCCCATTGCGGCGCCTACTACAGCCACGTTAGCCACACTACAGAAGAACGCCGCCGCCGCAGCAGCGATGTATGGAGGATATGCGGGCTATATACCTCAAGCTTTTCCTGCTGCAACCATCCAAGTTCCATTACATGACATCTACCAAACATACTAA
- the RBM47 gene encoding RNA-binding protein 47 isoform X3 codes for MTAEDSIAMMSSDSSSKITEGVAGAPNEAALIALMERTGYAMVQENGQRKYGGPPPGWEGLHPPRGCEVFVGKIPRDVYEDELVPAFESVGRIYEMRLMMDFDGKNRGYAFVMYTLKHEAKRAVRELNNFEIRPGRLLGVCCSVDNCRLFIGGIPKMKKREEILEEISKVTEGVLDVIVYASAADKMKNRGFAFVEYESHRAAAMARRKLMPGRIQLWGHQIAVDWAEPEIDVDEDVMETVKILYVRNLMIETSEDTIKQIFGQYNLGCVERVKKIRDYAFVHFTSRDDAVQAMRNLNGTELEGSCIEVTLAKPVDKEQYTRYQKAAKGGAPATAPATEVTQPSYVYSCDPYTLAYYGYPYNALIGPNRDYFVKASNLWSHGSEKNDQRIFNMGYHTSITGSIRGRGRGAAGNRAPGPRGTYLGGYSAGRGIYSRYHEGKGKQQEKGFELVPNLELPAVNPVALKPGTVAIPTMGTQYSMFQAASAAKLMEEGKIHGMEHMINPLAVQTDPASAAAAVIPSVSTPPPFQGRPITPVYTMAPNMQRIPTAGIYGASYLPIAAPTTATLATLQKNAAAAAAMYGGYAGYIPQAFPAATIQVPLHDIYQTY; via the exons ATGACAGCAGAGGATTCTATTGCAATGATGAGTAGCGATTCTTCGTCAAAGATTACAGAAGGAGTTGCTGGTGCACCAAACGAGGCTGCTCTTATTGCACTCATGGAACGTACAGGTTATGCAATGGTCCAAGAAAATGGACAGAGGAAATATGGAGGTCCACCACCTGGTTGGGAAGGGCTCCATCCTCCACGTGGCTGTGAGGTGTTTGTGGGCAAAATACCCCGTGATGTGTATGAAGATGAGCTAGTTCCAGCATTTGAAAGCGTAGGTAGGATCTACGAAATGCGTCTGATGATGGACTTTGACGGCAAGAACCGAGGCTATGCTTTTGTCATGTACACACTCAAGCATGAAGCCAAGAGGGCAGTTAGAGAACTTAACAACTTTGAAATCAGACCTGGAAGACTTTTAGGGGTTTGCTGCAGTGTAGACAACTGTCGGCTTTTTATTGGGGGGATTCCAAAaatgaagaagagagaagagattcTGGAAGAGATCTCTAAAGTAACAGAAGGGGTTTTAGATGTCATTGTCTATGCCAGTGCTGCTGATAAGATGAAAAATCGAGGCTTTGCTTTTGTAGAGTATGAAAGCCACCGAGCAGCTGCTATGGCCAGAAGAAAACTGATGCCAGGAAGAATCCAGCTTTGGGGCCACCAGATCGCTGTTGACTGGGCGGAACCAGAGATTGATGTAGATGAAGATGTGATGGAGACCGTCAAAATTCTTTACGTGAGAAACCTGATGATTGAAACATCAGAGGATACAATTAAACAGATCTTTGGCCAGTACAATCTTGGGTGTGTTGAGCGGGTCAAGAAAATACGCGATTATGCTTTTGTGCATTTTACCAGCCGGGATGATGCCGTCCAGGCCATGAGAAACCTCAATGGGACTGAACTTGAAGGATCTTGCATAGAAGTTACTTTGGCCAAGCCCGTTGACAAGGAACAATACACACGTTACCAGAAAGCTGCTAAAGGAGGTGCACCTGCCACGGCTCCGGCCACAGAAGTCACCCAGCCTAGTTATGTTTACTCCTGTGATCCTTACACATTAGCATATTATGGATACCCATACAATGCCCTGATTGGTCCCAACAGAGATTACTTTGTGAAAG CCTCCAATCTGTGGTCACATGGTTCAGAGAAAAATGATCAGAGAATCTTCAATATGGGATATCACACATCAATCA CAGGCAGCATAAGAGGCAGAGGGCGAGGTGCAGCTGGCAACAGAGCTCCAGGTCCCAGGGGCACGTACCTTGGGGGATATTCGGCTGGCCGCGGCATATATAGCAGATATCATGAAGGGAAGGGTAAACAGCAAGAAAAAGGCTTTGAACTTGTACCCAACCTGGAATTACCAGCGGTCAATCCAGTTGCTCTAAAACCTGGTACAG TGGCCATTCCCACCATGGGCACACAGTACTCCATGTTTCAGGCTGCCTCAGCGGCCAAGTTGATGGAAGAAGGTAAAATCCATGGGATGGAACACATGATCAATCCCCTTGCTGTGCAGACTGATCCCGCGAGTGCAGCTGCTGCAGTCATCCCATCCGTGTCAACACCCCCACCATTTCAG GGCCGTCCGATAACGCCAGTGTACACCATGGCTCCAAATATGCAAAGGATTCCTACTGCAGGGATTTATGGTGCAAGTTACCTTCCCATTGCGGCGCCTACTACAGCCACGTTAGCCACACTACAGAAGAACGCCGCCGCCGCAGCAGCGATGTATGGAGGATATGCGGGCTATATACCTCAAGCTTTTCCTGCTGCAACCATCCAAGTTCCATTACATGACATCTACCAAACATACTAA
- the RBM47 gene encoding RNA-binding protein 47 isoform X1, whose amino-acid sequence MDHSVVFQQVLHHFGIMTAEDSIAMMSSDSSSKITEGVAGAPNEAALIALMERTGYAMVQENGQRKYGGPPPGWEGLHPPRGCEVFVGKIPRDVYEDELVPAFESVGRIYEMRLMMDFDGKNRGYAFVMYTLKHEAKRAVRELNNFEIRPGRLLGVCCSVDNCRLFIGGIPKMKKREEILEEISKVTEGVLDVIVYASAADKMKNRGFAFVEYESHRAAAMARRKLMPGRIQLWGHQIAVDWAEPEIDVDEDVMETVKILYVRNLMIETSEDTIKQIFGQYNLGCVERVKKIRDYAFVHFTSRDDAVQAMRNLNGTELEGSCIEVTLAKPVDKEQYTRYQKAAKGGAPATAPATEVTQPSYVYSCDPYTLAYYGYPYNALIGPNRDYFVKASNLWSHGSEKNDQRIFNMGYHTSITGSIRGRGRGAAGNRAPGPRGTYLGGYSAGRGIYSRYHEGKGKQQEKGFELVPNLELPAVNPVALKPGTVAIPTMGTQYSMFQAASAAKLMEEGKIHGMEHMINPLAVQTDPASAAAAVIPSVSTPPPFQGRPITPVYTMAPNMQRIPTAGIYGASYLPIAAPTTATLATLQKNAAAAAAMYGGYAGYIPQAFPAATIQVPLHDIYQTY is encoded by the exons GTTTCAGCAAGTACTGCATCACTTTGGCATAATGACAGCAGAGGATTCTATTGCAATGATGAGTAGCGATTCTTCGTCAAAGATTACAGAAGGAGTTGCTGGTGCACCAAACGAGGCTGCTCTTATTGCACTCATGGAACGTACAGGTTATGCAATGGTCCAAGAAAATGGACAGAGGAAATATGGAGGTCCACCACCTGGTTGGGAAGGGCTCCATCCTCCACGTGGCTGTGAGGTGTTTGTGGGCAAAATACCCCGTGATGTGTATGAAGATGAGCTAGTTCCAGCATTTGAAAGCGTAGGTAGGATCTACGAAATGCGTCTGATGATGGACTTTGACGGCAAGAACCGAGGCTATGCTTTTGTCATGTACACACTCAAGCATGAAGCCAAGAGGGCAGTTAGAGAACTTAACAACTTTGAAATCAGACCTGGAAGACTTTTAGGGGTTTGCTGCAGTGTAGACAACTGTCGGCTTTTTATTGGGGGGATTCCAAAaatgaagaagagagaagagattcTGGAAGAGATCTCTAAAGTAACAGAAGGGGTTTTAGATGTCATTGTCTATGCCAGTGCTGCTGATAAGATGAAAAATCGAGGCTTTGCTTTTGTAGAGTATGAAAGCCACCGAGCAGCTGCTATGGCCAGAAGAAAACTGATGCCAGGAAGAATCCAGCTTTGGGGCCACCAGATCGCTGTTGACTGGGCGGAACCAGAGATTGATGTAGATGAAGATGTGATGGAGACCGTCAAAATTCTTTACGTGAGAAACCTGATGATTGAAACATCAGAGGATACAATTAAACAGATCTTTGGCCAGTACAATCTTGGGTGTGTTGAGCGGGTCAAGAAAATACGCGATTATGCTTTTGTGCATTTTACCAGCCGGGATGATGCCGTCCAGGCCATGAGAAACCTCAATGGGACTGAACTTGAAGGATCTTGCATAGAAGTTACTTTGGCCAAGCCCGTTGACAAGGAACAATACACACGTTACCAGAAAGCTGCTAAAGGAGGTGCACCTGCCACGGCTCCGGCCACAGAAGTCACCCAGCCTAGTTATGTTTACTCCTGTGATCCTTACACATTAGCATATTATGGATACCCATACAATGCCCTGATTGGTCCCAACAGAGATTACTTTGTGAAAG CCTCCAATCTGTGGTCACATGGTTCAGAGAAAAATGATCAGAGAATCTTCAATATGGGATATCACACATCAATCA CAGGCAGCATAAGAGGCAGAGGGCGAGGTGCAGCTGGCAACAGAGCTCCAGGTCCCAGGGGCACGTACCTTGGGGGATATTCGGCTGGCCGCGGCATATATAGCAGATATCATGAAGGGAAGGGTAAACAGCAAGAAAAAGGCTTTGAACTTGTACCCAACCTGGAATTACCAGCGGTCAATCCAGTTGCTCTAAAACCTGGTACAG TGGCCATTCCCACCATGGGCACACAGTACTCCATGTTTCAGGCTGCCTCAGCGGCCAAGTTGATGGAAGAAGGTAAAATCCATGGGATGGAACACATGATCAATCCCCTTGCTGTGCAGACTGATCCCGCGAGTGCAGCTGCTGCAGTCATCCCATCCGTGTCAACACCCCCACCATTTCAG GGCCGTCCGATAACGCCAGTGTACACCATGGCTCCAAATATGCAAAGGATTCCTACTGCAGGGATTTATGGTGCAAGTTACCTTCCCATTGCGGCGCCTACTACAGCCACGTTAGCCACACTACAGAAGAACGCCGCCGCCGCAGCAGCGATGTATGGAGGATATGCGGGCTATATACCTCAAGCTTTTCCTGCTGCAACCATCCAAGTTCCATTACATGACATCTACCAAACATACTAA
- the RBM47 gene encoding RNA-binding protein 47 isoform X6, translating to MDHSVVFQQVLHHFGIMTAEDSIAMMSSDSSSKITEGVAGAPNEAALIALMERTGYAMVQENGQRKYGGPPPGWEGLHPPRGCEVFVGKIPRDVYEDELVPAFESVGRIYEMRLMMDFDGKNRGYAFVMYTLKHEAKRAVRELNNFEIRPGRLLGVCCSVDNCRLFIGGIPKMKKREEILEEISKVTEGVLDVIVYASAADKMKNRGFAFVEYESHRAAAMARRKLMPGRIQLWGHQIAVDWAEPEIDVDEDVMETVKILYVRNLMIETSEDTIKQIFGQYNLGCVERVKKIRDYAFVHFTSRDDAVQAMRNLNGTELEGSCIEVTLAKPVDKEQYTRYQKAAKGGAPATAPATEVTQPSYVYSCDPYTLAYYGYPYNALIGPNRDYFVKASNLWSHGSEKNDQRIFNMGYHTSIMAIPTMGTQYSMFQAASAAKLMEEGKIHGMEHMINPLAVQTDPASAAAAVIPSVSTPPPFQGRPITPVYTMAPNMQRIPTAGIYGASYLPIAAPTTATLATLQKNAAAAAAMYGGYAGYIPQAFPAATIQVPLHDIYQTY from the exons GTTTCAGCAAGTACTGCATCACTTTGGCATAATGACAGCAGAGGATTCTATTGCAATGATGAGTAGCGATTCTTCGTCAAAGATTACAGAAGGAGTTGCTGGTGCACCAAACGAGGCTGCTCTTATTGCACTCATGGAACGTACAGGTTATGCAATGGTCCAAGAAAATGGACAGAGGAAATATGGAGGTCCACCACCTGGTTGGGAAGGGCTCCATCCTCCACGTGGCTGTGAGGTGTTTGTGGGCAAAATACCCCGTGATGTGTATGAAGATGAGCTAGTTCCAGCATTTGAAAGCGTAGGTAGGATCTACGAAATGCGTCTGATGATGGACTTTGACGGCAAGAACCGAGGCTATGCTTTTGTCATGTACACACTCAAGCATGAAGCCAAGAGGGCAGTTAGAGAACTTAACAACTTTGAAATCAGACCTGGAAGACTTTTAGGGGTTTGCTGCAGTGTAGACAACTGTCGGCTTTTTATTGGGGGGATTCCAAAaatgaagaagagagaagagattcTGGAAGAGATCTCTAAAGTAACAGAAGGGGTTTTAGATGTCATTGTCTATGCCAGTGCTGCTGATAAGATGAAAAATCGAGGCTTTGCTTTTGTAGAGTATGAAAGCCACCGAGCAGCTGCTATGGCCAGAAGAAAACTGATGCCAGGAAGAATCCAGCTTTGGGGCCACCAGATCGCTGTTGACTGGGCGGAACCAGAGATTGATGTAGATGAAGATGTGATGGAGACCGTCAAAATTCTTTACGTGAGAAACCTGATGATTGAAACATCAGAGGATACAATTAAACAGATCTTTGGCCAGTACAATCTTGGGTGTGTTGAGCGGGTCAAGAAAATACGCGATTATGCTTTTGTGCATTTTACCAGCCGGGATGATGCCGTCCAGGCCATGAGAAACCTCAATGGGACTGAACTTGAAGGATCTTGCATAGAAGTTACTTTGGCCAAGCCCGTTGACAAGGAACAATACACACGTTACCAGAAAGCTGCTAAAGGAGGTGCACCTGCCACGGCTCCGGCCACAGAAGTCACCCAGCCTAGTTATGTTTACTCCTGTGATCCTTACACATTAGCATATTATGGATACCCATACAATGCCCTGATTGGTCCCAACAGAGATTACTTTGTGAAAG CCTCCAATCTGTGGTCACATGGTTCAGAGAAAAATGATCAGAGAATCTTCAATATGGGATATCACACATCAATCA TGGCCATTCCCACCATGGGCACACAGTACTCCATGTTTCAGGCTGCCTCAGCGGCCAAGTTGATGGAAGAAGGTAAAATCCATGGGATGGAACACATGATCAATCCCCTTGCTGTGCAGACTGATCCCGCGAGTGCAGCTGCTGCAGTCATCCCATCCGTGTCAACACCCCCACCATTTCAG GGCCGTCCGATAACGCCAGTGTACACCATGGCTCCAAATATGCAAAGGATTCCTACTGCAGGGATTTATGGTGCAAGTTACCTTCCCATTGCGGCGCCTACTACAGCCACGTTAGCCACACTACAGAAGAACGCCGCCGCCGCAGCAGCGATGTATGGAGGATATGCGGGCTATATACCTCAAGCTTTTCCTGCTGCAACCATCCAAGTTCCATTACATGACATCTACCAAACATACTAA